In Bacteroidota bacterium, the following proteins share a genomic window:
- a CDS encoding SprB repeat-containing protein, whose protein sequence is MLVSSGVAATYVCGTNVSCNGANDGSINLTVTGGASCTAYTFNWSNGATTEDVSNLTAGNYSVTITDANGCSTSSSFTLTEPALLVSSGVAATYVCGTNVSCNGANDGSINLTVTGGASCTAYTFNWSNGATTEDVSNLTAGNYSVTITDANGCSTSSSFTLTEPALLVSSGVAATYVCGTNVSCNGANDGSINLTVTGGASLHSLHLQLEQRRNDRGRQRSHRRQLQRHHHGCERLFNQLKLHAHRASLVGQLRRRRNVCLRNQRELQRRE, encoded by the coding sequence TTGCTCGTCAGCTCAGGTGTCGCCGCAACTTATGTCTGCGGAACGAACGTGAGCTGCAACGGTGCCAATGACGGCAGCATCAACTTGACGGTGACCGGCGGTGCAAGCTGCACAGCCTACACCTTCAACTGGAGCAACGGCGCAACCACCGAGGATGTCAGCAACCTGACCGCTGGCAACTACAGCGTCACCATCACCGATGCGAACGGCTGTTCGACCAGCTCAAGCTTCACGCTCACCGAGCCAGCATTGCTGGTCAGCTCTGGCGTCGCCGCAACCTATGTCTGCGGAACGAACGTCTCTTGCAACGGCGCGAATGACGGCAGCATCAACTTGACGGTCACCGGCGGTGCCTCTTGCACAGCCTACACCTTCAACTGGAGCAACGGCGCAACGACCGAGGATGTCAGCAACTTGACCGCTGGCAACTACAGCGTCACCATCACCGATGCCAACGGTTGTTCGACCAGCTCAAGCTTCACGCTCACCGAGCCAGCCCTCCTGGTCAGCTCCGGTGTCGCCGCAACCTATGTCTGCGGAACGAATGTCTCTTGCAACGGCGCGAATGACGGCAGCATCAACTTGACGGTGACTGGCGGCGCAAGCTTGCACAGCCTACACCTTCAACTGGAGCAACGGCGCAACGACCGAGGACGTCAGCGGTCTCACCGCAGGCAACTACAGCGTCACCATCACGGATGCGAACGGCTGTTCAACCAGCTCAAGCTTCACGCTCACCGAGCCAGCCTTGTTGGTCAGCTCCGGCGTCGCCGCAACGTATGTCTGCGGAACCAACGTGAGCTGCAACGGCGCGAATGA
- a CDS encoding SprB repeat-containing protein, whose amino-acid sequence MRRSRFASLSPFQLNSAGNGSTTASAVNNGSSDACGIASTTLNNSSFTCANVAGPNTVILTVTDVNGNSSTCSAAVTVQDNIAPIALCQPVTVQLNSAGNGSTTASAVNNGSSDACGIATTTLNNSSFTCANVAGPNTVILTVTDVNGNSSTCSAAVTVQDNIAPIALCQNLTINLGSSGSQTVLASSINNGSNDACGIATTTLNPNTFTCDDLGVNNVTLTVTDVNANSSTCAATVTVTNDPLVATTASPTVACGYNVTCNGATNGSATVTTTGGCLPYTYLWSNGQTTATANGLGAGSYTVTVTDLNGNTTTSTLTLTEPALLTSATTSPVYQGGWNVTCNGANDGSIDLTAGGGASCLSYTYLWSNGATTEDLSSIGAGTYDVTVTDANGCSSTSSITLTAPNSLSNTLIPQVYQGGWNISCNGASDGMLFANVSGGTPAYNYAWSNGATTQLVTGLGAGTYTVTVTDQNGCFLVNSITLTEPPLMTDAISAVVRNCGFNVSCFGANDGSIDYTVNGGTAPYNYIWSNGATSEDISGLAAGTYSVTATDRNGCFTTETIVLTEPALLTANISLGTYACGYNVSCNGASNGSATVNTAGGCTPYTYTWSTLGVSASINGLPAIAVAVTVTDANGCQAYATGELIEPALLESSGVPSTYACGTNVSCNGANDGSINLTVTGGASCVAYTYLWSNGATTEDVSNLTAGNYSVTITDANGCSTSSSFTLTEPALLVSSGVAATYVCGTNVSCNGANDGSINLTVTGGASCTAYTFNWSNGATTEDVSNLTAGNYSVTITDANGCSTSSSFTLTEPALLVSSGVAATYVCGTNVSCNGANDGSINLTVTGGASCTAYTFNWSNGATTEDVSNLTAGNYSVTITDANGCSAQAAASRSPSQHCSSAQVSPQLMSAERT is encoded by the coding sequence TTGCGCCGATCGCGCTTTGCCAGCCTGTCACCGTTCCAACTGAACAGCGCCGGCAACGGCAGCACGACGGCCTCGGCAGTGAACAACGGCAGCAGCGACGCTTGCGGCATTGCATCCACGACACTGAACAACAGCAGCTTCACCTGCGCCAACGTTGCAGGTCCGAACACGGTGATCCTCACGGTCACCGATGTCAACGGCAACAGCAGCACGTGTTCGGCAGCGGTAACGGTTCAGGACAACATTGCGCCGATTGCGCTTTGCCAGCCAGTCACGGTTCAACTGAACAGCGCCGGCAACGGCAGCACGACGGCCTCGGCAGTCAACAACGGCAGCAGCGACGCTTGCGGAATCGCCACCACGACGCTGAACAACAGCAGCTTCACCTGCGCCAACGTCGCAGGCCCGAACACGGTGATCCTCACCGTGACGGACGTCAACGGCAACAGCAGCACCTGCTCGGCAGCGGTAACGGTCCAGGACAACATTGCGCCGATCGCGCTTTGCCAGAACCTGACCATCAACCTCGGCAGCAGCGGCAGTCAGACGGTATTGGCGAGCAGCATCAACAACGGCAGCAATGACGCTTGCGGCATTGCCACGACGACGTTGAATCCGAATACATTCACCTGCGATGACCTCGGCGTGAACAACGTAACACTGACAGTCACGGATGTGAACGCCAACAGCAGCACCTGTGCGGCAACGGTCACAGTCACCAACGATCCGTTGGTAGCGACAACCGCCAGCCCGACGGTGGCTTGCGGCTACAACGTGACCTGCAACGGTGCCACCAATGGCAGCGCAACGGTAACGACCACCGGCGGATGCTTGCCTTACACCTACCTGTGGAGCAACGGTCAGACGACCGCCACAGCCAATGGTTTGGGTGCAGGATCCTACACGGTGACGGTCACCGACCTCAACGGCAATACGACGACTTCGACATTGACCCTGACTGAACCGGCACTTCTCACATCGGCCACGACAAGCCCGGTCTATCAAGGTGGCTGGAACGTGACTTGCAACGGGGCGAATGACGGTTCGATTGACTTGACCGCCGGCGGCGGTGCAAGCTGCTTGAGCTACACCTATCTCTGGAGCAACGGTGCCACGACCGAGGACTTGTCCAGCATCGGTGCCGGAACGTATGACGTGACCGTGACCGATGCCAACGGCTGCTCTTCGACGTCGAGCATCACATTGACTGCGCCAAACAGCTTGTCAAACACATTGATCCCGCAAGTGTACCAAGGCGGATGGAACATCAGCTGCAACGGCGCAAGCGATGGTATGCTCTTCGCGAATGTCAGCGGCGGCACACCTGCCTACAACTACGCCTGGAGCAACGGTGCAACCACACAACTGGTCACCGGCTTGGGTGCAGGCACCTACACGGTGACGGTCACCGACCAAAACGGTTGCTTCCTGGTGAATTCGATCACGCTGACCGAACCACCTTTGATGACCGATGCGATCAGCGCTGTGGTTCGCAATTGCGGATTCAACGTGAGCTGCTTCGGGGCGAATGACGGATCGATTGACTACACGGTGAATGGCGGAACGGCTCCTTACAACTATATCTGGAGCAATGGCGCGACGAGCGAGGACATCAGCGGACTCGCCGCAGGTACCTATTCGGTGACTGCGACGGATCGCAACGGATGTTTCACCACAGAGACGATTGTCCTGACCGAACCTGCTTTGTTGACTGCGAATATCAGCTTGGGCACCTACGCTTGCGGCTACAATGTGAGCTGCAACGGTGCAAGCAACGGTTCGGCCACGGTCAATACTGCTGGCGGATGCACACCTTATACCTACACATGGAGCACCTTGGGCGTTTCGGCTTCGATCAACGGTCTGCCTGCAATCGCGGTGGCTGTGACTGTGACGGATGCGAATGGTTGCCAGGCTTATGCCACGGGCGAATTGATCGAACCAGCCTTGCTGGAAAGCAGTGGCGTTCCTTCGACCTATGCATGCGGAACGAATGTCTCCTGCAACGGCGCGAATGACGGCAGCATCAACTTGACTGTCACCGGCGGCGCAAGCTGCGTGGCTTACACCTACCTCTGGAGCAACGGTGCAACGACCGAGGACGTCAGCAACTTGACCGCTGGCAACTACAGCGTCACCATCACCGATGCCAACGGATGCAGCACAAGCAGCAGCTTCACGCTCACCGAGCCAGCCTTGTTGGTCAGCTCCGGCGTAGCCGCAACGTATGTCTGCGGAACGAATGTCTCTTGCAACGGCGCGAATGACGGCAGCATCAACTTGACGGTGACTGGCGGCGCAAGCTGCACAGCCTACACCTTCAACTGGAGCAACGGCGCAACAACCGAGGATGTCAGCAACTTGACCGCTGGCAACTACAGCGTCACCATCACCGACGCCAACGGTTGCAGCACCAGCTCAAGCTTCACGCTCACCGAGCCAGCCTTGTTGGTCAGCTCTGGTGTCGCCGCAACCTATGTCTGCGGAACGAATGTCTCTTGCAACGGCGCGAATGACGGCAGCATCAACTTGACGGTCACCGGCGGCGCAAGCTGCACAGCCTACACCTTCAACTGGAGCAACGGCGCAACAACAGAGGACGTCAGCAACCTGACCGCTGGCAACTACAGCGTCACCATCACCGATGCCAACGGTTGTTCAGCACAAGCAGCAGCTTCACGCTCACCGAGCCAGCATTGCTCGTCAGCTCAGGTGTCGCCGCAACTTATGTCTGCGGAACGAACGTGA